CGATGGAAGCGGCTCCTTCAGCGACGTGAGCGAGGGAATGGGACTCGACTTCGAGGACCGCACGCTGGCGGCGCTGTGGGGCGACATCGACAATGACGGCGACCTCGACCTCTACCTCATCAACGCCGGAGCCAACCGGCTTCTGCGCAACGACGGACGGCGTTTCTCGGACATTACTTCAGAGGCCGGAGTGGGTGATGCGTCCTGGGGGCTTGGGGGAGTGTTCGCCGATTCCGATCACGACGGCGACCTCGATTTGCTCGTGGCCGGTTTCATCGACCCTTCGAAAAGCGCGGGAAGCTCGCTGCGGGAGCTGGCGGGCGCCTCCAACCGTCACTACCGCAACAACGGCGACGGAACCTTCACCGATGTCTCGGGCGAGTCCAAGCTGGGCGGGGAGGCGCGGCGTACCGTGGGGATTTTCGCCACCGACTTCGACAACTCCCGCGACATCGATTTCTACATGGTCAATCAAGGGGCGCCCAACCAGCTTTTCAGCAACTTGAGAGACGGCACTTTTCGCGACTTGGCGGCTGAAGTGGGATTGGAGGGCGGCGGAGAGGCCGGGGCCCTCGCCCTGGGAGACCTCAACCGCGATGCCTGGATGGATGTGGTAGCGGCCGGGGCGCGGGGAGGCTCGCTGCTCAACGTCCAGGGCAGGCGGTTCGAGGCCCGGCAGCTTCCCGATATTCCATCGACCGCTTACGCTTTCCACCTCTTCGACTACAACAATGACGGCGACCTTGACTTGCTGGTGCTGGCGGCTCCGCTGATGCAAGAAGACGGCCCCAGCGGCATCCGCCTCTACGACTACCGCGGCGGACGCTTCAGCGACGTCACCGCCCGCACCGGACTCGACGCCTACGACGGGCGTCCGCTGCGGGGCGGCGCGGTGGGCGACGTGGACGGCGACGGCGACCTCGACATCGTGGTCAGCGTCAATGGCGCCTCCCCTCTGCTGCTGCTCAACGAGGGAGGCAACGCCAACAACTGGATCAGCATCGCCGCCCGCGGCACCAATTCCAACAAGTCGGGCATCGGCACCAAGGTCGAGATCCGCTCCGGCGACTTCCACCTCAAGAGCGAGGTGGCGGGCGGAAGCGGAATGCTTTCTCAGTCGCCTTCGCGCGTCCACTTCGGCCTGGGCAAGCGCACCCGGGTCGACTTTCTGCGCCTGCTGTGGCCGGGAGGCGTGCTGCAGTCCGAACTCAATCCGCCCGTCTCGCAGGTCTTCAAGATCGACGAACTCGACCGCAAGGGCACCTCTTGCCCCATCCTCTACGTGTGGAACGGCGAGTCCTACGAGTTCGTAACCGATTTTCTGGGCGGCAGCGCCTACGGCTACCTGCTGGCGCCCGGACGTTACAACTATCCCGATACCGACGAATATCTGCTGCTTCCCCGCGACAAGCTGCGCCTCGAGGAGGGGCGCGTCAAGGTCAGCCTCAACAACCAGTTGGAAGAAGTCATCATCTTCGACCAGGTGCAACTGCTGGCTGTCGATCATCCGGCTGACTACGAGGTGCTTCCCGACGAGAAGCTTCTGCCGGGTCCGCCCTACGACCCCTTCCGGCTGCATACCCTGAGCCACTTGCGTCCGCCTGTTGCGGCCCGCGACGGAGAGGGCAACGACCTGCTTCCCGCCTTGCGCCACATCGACCGCATCTATGCGCACAGTTTCGAGGACCTGCCTTTCAAAGGCTACGCCAGCGACCACGAACTGATTCTCGACCTCGGTGAGGTCTCGCCCGAGCGCACGGTGCTGGTCATGCAGGCTTGGATCGACTATGCCGACAGCACCGGCAATCTGGCCGCCTCGCAGGCGGGCTTGCAGCTCAAGCCTCCCGTGTTGCAGGTGCGCGACGGCCAAGGACGCTGGACCACCGTCCTCGAGCGCATGGGATTCCCCGCCGGTCTCCCCAAGGCCATGACCGTCGACCTTTCCGGCAGGTTCCTATCCGACTCGCGTCAAGTGCGCATCCTGACCAACATGCGCATTTACTGGGATCAGATCCTGGTGGAAAGCGGCCCCGCCCGCGAGGACTACCGCATCGCCCGGCTCGAGGCCGAAAGCGCTGACCTGGGTTTCTACGGCTTCCCCGAGTTCGCCAGCCCCGACGGACGGCGGCCCAAGCAGTATTTCTACGATCGAGTCTCCCCCATAGGAGGCTGGAAGGTCCACGCCGGCGCCTACACCCGCTTCGGGGACGTCAGGCCGCTGCTGCAAGCAGCCGACGACATGTACGTCATCACCCGTTCCGGCGATCAGATCGAGGTTTCCTTCGACGTCAGCGGACTTCCCGCTCTCGCCCAGGGATGGGTGCGCGACTACGTCCTCTACGTGGACGGCTTCGGCAAGGACATGGACATCAACTCAGCCGCCCCCTACTCCGTCGAGCCCCTGCCCTTCCACGGAATGAGCGCCTTCCCCTACCCCGACAACGAGCACTACCCCGACACCCCCGCGCACGACAACTACCGCCGCCTCTACAACACCCGCATCGTCGAGTCGTCTGGCCCGCCTGAGTATTGAGGACCGCAGCCTGGTAGATCTGCCGCGGAAGGCGGCTGGCTGGGGAGAGACGCCTCGGCTGGTCCGCCTTGCAGTACGGCTGGGGAGCGGCCAAGTGGCAGGCGCATCCTTGTGGCCCGCCTTCGGCAAGGCTATGGAGGGCTGCGCTGATCCTCTGCTGGTGGGAGGCGCATCCTTGCGGCGATGGAGAGGA
The genomic region above belongs to Acidobacteriota bacterium and contains:
- a CDS encoding FG-GAP-like repeat-containing protein; translation: MNLRAASTSLAIALLTLFSWAALAPSSGAQDSRVTAVLRHNNLGIAWMDQLKFEEAAAEFSRVIEADSSFVPGWVNRGLAYFYLQDYEKAEPDLTRALSLDPDQIQAHYTMGILQRNNHQQDAALESFLKVHRQDPDDPATNYFIGSLYRSLREYEKSIPFFEKAIELEPYNKSAYYGLSQSLMRSGDRQEAMKMLDRFRALEGLSGTDTIGQSYREQGRYAVAIDRIPSRYLPGTESDASAEQIAVRFRRAAQDGGLASFRHGGPGRAVVRAESPQALDRQLAPALGSGLALGDYDGDGDLDLYLANSAAQGAGGALFQNDGSGSFSDVSEGMGLDFEDRTLAALWGDIDNDGDLDLYLINAGANRLLRNDGRRFSDITSEAGVGDASWGLGGVFADSDHDGDLDLLVAGFIDPSKSAGSSLRELAGASNRHYRNNGDGTFTDVSGESKLGGEARRTVGIFATDFDNSRDIDFYMVNQGAPNQLFSNLRDGTFRDLAAEVGLEGGGEAGALALGDLNRDAWMDVVAAGARGGSLLNVQGRRFEARQLPDIPSTAYAFHLFDYNNDGDLDLLVLAAPLMQEDGPSGIRLYDYRGGRFSDVTARTGLDAYDGRPLRGGAVGDVDGDGDLDIVVSVNGASPLLLLNEGGNANNWISIAARGTNSNKSGIGTKVEIRSGDFHLKSEVAGGSGMLSQSPSRVHFGLGKRTRVDFLRLLWPGGVLQSELNPPVSQVFKIDELDRKGTSCPILYVWNGESYEFVTDFLGGSAYGYLLAPGRYNYPDTDEYLLLPRDKLRLEEGRVKVSLNNQLEEVIIFDQVQLLAVDHPADYEVLPDEKLLPGPPYDPFRLHTLSHLRPPVAARDGEGNDLLPALRHIDRIYAHSFEDLPFKGYASDHELILDLGEVSPERTVLVMQAWIDYADSTGNLAASQAGLQLKPPVLQVRDGQGRWTTVLERMGFPAGLPKAMTVDLSGRFLSDSRQVRILTNMRIYWDQILVESGPAREDYRIARLEAESADLGFYGFPEFASPDGRRPKQYFYDRVSPIGGWKVHAGAYTRFGDVRPLLQAADDMYVITRSGDQIEVSFDVSGLPALAQGWVRDYVLYVDGFGKDMDINSAAPYSVEPLPFHGMSAFPYPDNEHYPDTPAHDNYRRLYNTRIVESSGPPEY